GGTCGGTGCGCCGGTCGACTTTCGCGGCATCCAGATCGGCGAGGTGATTGCGATCTCGCCTGACGTCGATGTCGACGCCGCCGACGTCGGCCTGCAGGTCGACATCGCGGTGTTCCCGGAGCGCATGCAGTCGCGCAAGGACGCCACGCAGGACATGAGCGAGGCCGACTTCCGCGCCTTCGTCGACCGCCTGATCAAGCGCGGCCTGCGCGCCCAGTTGCGCAACGGCAATCTGGTCACCGGCCAGCTCTACGTGGCGATGGATTTCTTCCCCAACGCCGGCGCGGCGAAGATCGACTGGGCAGGGCAGCCGCCGCAGCTGCCGACGCAGCGCGGCAGCCTCGACGAGCTGCAGGCGACGCTGGGCCGTATCGCCGCCAAGCTCGACCGCCTGCCGCTGGACGACATCGCCGCCGAAACGCGCCGTGCGATCGCCGGCCTGGCCAGCGCGGTCGAGCGCACCGAGGCGCTGATGCAGCGGCTGGACGGGCTGGCGTCCAACGAAGTGCGCGCCGCGGTCGCCGAAACGCAGCAGACCATGGCCGAGGCCCGCGCCGCGGTCGCCGACGGTCGTCGCCTGCTGGCCAGCGACGCGCCGCTGCAGCAGGACCTGCGCGACAGCTTGCAGGAGCTGTCGCGCGCCGCGCAGTCGCTGCGCCATCTGACCGACATGCTGGAACGCAATCCGGAAGCGCTGCTGCGCGGCAAACCCGAGGAGAAGCCGTGATCCGTCTTTGTCTGATTCCGGTCGCCGCCGTCATCGCCGTGTTGCTTGCCGGCTGCGGCAGTTCGCCCGCCGTACGCCACTACACGCTCACCACCGGCGAGGCGCCGGTCGCTGCCGGCGCGGCGTCACCGAGCGTCGTCGTCGGTCCGATCAGCCTGCCGGAAGGGGTGGACCGCCTGCAGATCGTGCAGCGCGTCGCCGGTTCGCGCGCCGAGCCGGCACAGGGTCACCGCTGGGCGGGGTCACTGAAAGCCGAGCTGGCTCGCCGGCTCGCCACCTCGATCGCCCGCGAGCGCGGACTGACGCGCGTGGTGGCTGCCCCGCAGAACAGCGTCGCCCGGCCCGATCTGACGGTGCCGGTCGATGTGCTGCGCTTCGATGCCGACGGCTTTTCGTCGGTCACGCTGGAAGCCGTGTGGGCCGTCCGCCGCGACGGCGCCGACATCGGCAGCGGCCGTTTCAGCCGCAGCGAGCCGGTGAGCGCGCAGACCTACGAAGCGCTGGTCGAGGCGCACGGCCGGCTGGCCGATGCGCTGGCCGCCGACATCGCAGCCGCGATCCGCTGAGCGCCTGCATGCGGCTGTAGCGGTCGAGCGACCGGTACAGTGCGTGGGCGGTGCAAGCCGTTGAGCTGACGATGTTTTCGCTGCATGGATGATCCGAACGGCTTACCCGCGAGCTAGAGAGCCGTTCGAAGATGTAACCCGGGGTCGCTGTAATCCGGCGGTTTTCTTCCGGATGTACCGACCATGAACTTCCATGCCGCATTCGTGCGACGGCTGCACATTGCCGTCGCTGCGCTGGTGTGCGCCTGCGCGTCGCTGAGCGCAGCCGCTGCCGACATCGTTCCCTACCTGCAGACGCCGACCGCGAATTCGATCTGGGTGTCGTGGAAGACCGCCGACGGCGACGAGTCCGTCGTCGAGTACGGCGTGGATGGCGGACCGCTGAACCGCACCGCGTCCGGTTCGGCGCAGACGCTGGCCGCGAACTACCGCCTGCACGGCGTGCAGCTCACCGGCCTGCAGCCGGAAACGCTGTACACCTACCGCGTGCGCACCGGCAGCCAGGTGTCGCCGGTGTTCCGCTTCCGCACCCAGCCCACGGCGGCGCGCAAGAGCGGCCACTTCCGCATCCTGCTCACCGGTGACCACCAGCTGCGCAACGACGATCGCCACACGCCGCTGCTGCAGGCGGCCAAGGCCAAGATCCAGTCCCTGACTGGTCTGCCGCTGGAAGAGTCAGTGCAGCTCATGCTGAACAACGGTGACCAGGTCGACGTCGGCACGCTGGACCACTACGAATTCGTGCACATGAAGCCGTCAGCCGTGGTGTCCGGCAATCTGGCCATCATGACCGCGCTGGGCAATCACGAAACCTACTACGACCCGGGTCTGGCCAACTGGCGCGCGCACAACTTCTACGACCAGATCAGCTACAAGGGCATCGCCGCCGCGGCCGACGAAAGCTATTACGCGCATCAGGTCGGTCGCGTGCTGCTGGTGTACCTGAATTCGGAGTCGGGCTTTTCGGCGCAGACCGAATGGCTGCGCAAGGTGGTGACTGCAGCGGACGCCGATCCGGACGTCGACTGGGTGATCAGCGTCGTGCATCGCCCCTATCAGGCGGAACAGTACGTCGGCGACATATCGCAGTGGTTCCGCGACACCGCGATGCCGATACTGGCCGGCACGCGCAAGCACGCGCTCAACATCGGTGCCCACCATCATCTGTATGCGCGCGGTCAGACCCGCGACTGGCCGATCTATCACATCATCAGCGGCGGTACCGCCTGGGACCAGTTCTGGGGCCAGTCGACCGAGCGCGACATGGATGACGTGCAGAAGACCATCGCCAACTGGACCTGGCAGCTGATCGACTTCGATCTCGACGCGCGTTCGATGAAGGTGTCGACCTATGCCGAAGGCCACCCGAAGCTGGGCTTCGCCTACAACAGCCGCCTGATCGACGAATTCGAACGTCGCCTCGACGCGGCCGCGCCGGAGAAGCCCGAACTGAGCGGTGCGGCCAATGGCGCAACCGTCACGTTGCCGCAGTCCTTCAGTCTGTCGTCCTTCATGTCGACGTCGGGCATGGCACTGAACAGCACGCAGTTCCAGATCGCCCGCGATGCCGCGTTCTCGAGCACCGTAGTCGATCTGATCCGCGATGTCGAGAACCTCTACGGCGACACCGGTGCCCCGGATTACGAGCCGGTGGACATCCACGCCGGCGTCGATATCGAAACCTATACCGTGCAGCAGTACGGCCTGAACAACGGCAGCTACTACATCCGCGCTCGCCACCGCGACGCCAATGCCGAGTGGTCGCCGTGGTCGGAGGCGCGCAGCTTCAAGGTCGAGGGCAGCGCCGACGGCGACCCGACCCTGCGTCTGGCGAAGAAGGTGTGGTCACCGGACGAGCCGGTCACCGTCGAGTACCTGAACGGTCGCGGCAAGGCCAAGGACTGGGTGGCCATCTATCGCAAGGGGCAGACGCCGGGTTCGGCCACGCCGTCGATCAAGTGGGGCTATGTGTCGGGCGTGAACGGGCAGATGGCGTTCTCGGGACTGGCGGCAGGGGTCGAATACTTCGCCGCCTTCTTCACCGACGACAGCTACGTCGAGATCGCGCCGCGCATGGCCTTCTATGTCGGCAACATGCCGGAACTGGCGATCAACAAGACCCAGTTCAACGTCGGCGAGCGCCCGACCTTCAGCTGGAGCGGCGCGCCGGCCGGCGCCAAGGACTGGATAGGCGTGTACCGCGTCGGCCAGACGCCGGGCGGCATCGGTT
The window above is part of the Methyloversatilis discipulorum genome. Proteins encoded here:
- a CDS encoding membrane integrity-associated transporter subunit PqiC is translated as MIRLCLIPVAAVIAVLLAGCGSSPAVRHYTLTTGEAPVAAGAASPSVVVGPISLPEGVDRLQIVQRVAGSRAEPAQGHRWAGSLKAELARRLATSIARERGLTRVVAAPQNSVARPDLTVPVDVLRFDADGFSSVTLEAVWAVRRDGADIGSGRFSRSEPVSAQTYEALVEAHGRLADALAADIAAAIR
- a CDS encoding fibronectin type III domain-containing protein, translating into MNFHAAFVRRLHIAVAALVCACASLSAAAADIVPYLQTPTANSIWVSWKTADGDESVVEYGVDGGPLNRTASGSAQTLAANYRLHGVQLTGLQPETLYTYRVRTGSQVSPVFRFRTQPTAARKSGHFRILLTGDHQLRNDDRHTPLLQAAKAKIQSLTGLPLEESVQLMLNNGDQVDVGTLDHYEFVHMKPSAVVSGNLAIMTALGNHETYYDPGLANWRAHNFYDQISYKGIAAAADESYYAHQVGRVLLVYLNSESGFSAQTEWLRKVVTAADADPDVDWVISVVHRPYQAEQYVGDISQWFRDTAMPILAGTRKHALNIGAHHHLYARGQTRDWPIYHIISGGTAWDQFWGQSTERDMDDVQKTIANWTWQLIDFDLDARSMKVSTYAEGHPKLGFAYNSRLIDEFERRLDAAAPEKPELSGAANGATVTLPQSFSLSSFMSTSGMALNSTQFQIARDAAFSSTVVDLIRDVENLYGDTGAPDYEPVDIHAGVDIETYTVQQYGLNNGSYYIRARHRDANAEWSPWSEARSFKVEGSADGDPTLRLAKKVWSPDEPVTVEYLNGRGKAKDWVAIYRKGQTPGSATPSIKWGYVSGVNGQMAFSGLAAGVEYFAAFFTDDSYVEIAPRMAFYVGNMPELAINKTQFNVGERPTFSWSGAPAGAKDWIGVYRVGQTPGGIGSTTWAYAPTEAGSVTLGALNKGYYYAAFFINDAYFEISDRVPFAVGSEIASVSLVKTALASGERLDIRFSDGPATAKDYIGVFRKGAVPGIDLLVNYYYVDGRASGSLSPPEPLPDGEYFLALYINDSYTEVSNRVEFTVGAGSEPEPDPRVLGVTRNLIRTGDTLEVNWSGMPGNAKDWIGIYRSTQTPGSSSPSVLWRYAGAAAGTASFSGLAAGEYYVAFLLNDGYEDAAPRVPFAVRKRGDINGDGRIDVADRDVQRAAIGSCDGDARYQPLADFDSDRCITQADYKLWYALFTKQ